DNA from Gephyromycinifex aptenodytis:
GCCGAAGAGCGGCTGCACGACATCATGCAGGGGATCTACGGCACCTGCGCGATGACGGCCGAGGAGTACGGCATGCCGGGCGACTATGTGGCCGGAGCCAACATCGCGGGCTTCACCCAGGTCGCTGACGCCATGCTCGCCCTCGGCGTCATCTGAGTCCTTCGTCTCGCCTGGGCTGCGCGGCCTGCACACCTCTGGTGCAGACCGCGCAGCCCAGGTTCGTCTCCGGGGTCAGGGTCGCCGCTACGGTGCGGTCGCGCCACCGACGAACCGTTCTCCGTTGCTGGGCCGCATCGCAGTCGCTGACGCGGTGCTCGCGCTCGGCGTCATTCCAGACCAGACACCAGGGCGGGCTGGCCAGTCGGACTGGGCGCGAGGCGAACCCGCGCGCAGTTCGGCTGCCAGCCCTGCTGGTTGATCGAGGCGCAGCGCTCAGCTGGCGACGACGGAGGCCAGCTTGGCCAGAGTGGCCTCCAGCGCCTCTTCCTCAACGAGCGGGAAGCTGACCCGCTTCAAAACTTCCTTGTCGGTGACGGCCGACCAGTCGTAGGTCAGCGACACGTCGGTGGAGTCGGCGCCGTTGGGGGTCAACTCGTACACCCACTGCACTCCCTTGGGCTCCTCGCCGGCGGGAGCGGTCTTCCAGGCGAGCAGCTTGTTCTCGTCGTACCCGACGACGTGGTTGTCGGTCTGGTAATCCCCGCCTCGGTGCTCGGCGTGCATGTTCATCGTGAAGACCTGTCCGACGGCGCTGATGCGGTCGGTCTTGTGGTCGGAGACGATCATGCCGGAGCCGTCGATCTCGGCGTGCCGCTCCGGGTTGGAGAGCACCTCGAAGATCTCCTTGGCGGGGGCGTCGATAGAGCGCTGGA
Protein-coding regions in this window:
- a CDS encoding SRPBCC family protein; protein product: MTDEKKITVQRSIDAPAKEIFEVLSNPERHAEIDGSGMIVSDHKTDRISAVGQVFTMNMHAEHRGGDYQTDNHVVGYDENKLLAWKTAPAGEEPKGVQWVYELTPNGADSTDVSLTYDWSAVTDKEVLKRVSFPLVEEEALEATLAKLASVVAS